In Vanessa cardui chromosome 9, ilVanCard2.1, whole genome shotgun sequence, the DNA window ACTGAGTACTACTGTTAGACGGTAGATATCGGGCGAGTGTTGCAAGTTAAACCTTATAAAAATTTAGCTTTTGTATTGTCCTCTCTCAGTAGACATACAGTTACCTAACAGCTAACTCAATAAATATGTCCATTTCATGacttaaatatacatacctTCATAGTCATAACATAAACTGCATGTTTATATTTGTCAGGATCATCTTCTGGTATACCTTCAGTAACTTTGCcatctttcttttgttttttacgtTTTTGTTCTATCTGTAATAATTGAAATGaggtttaaaattaaacataattattggtaaatatatttcacttatTATATGCAAGGTTAATTAAAGTAAAGATAATTTTTGGAAAATCTATTAAAGTatctttgaatttgaaattgtgTGATATTAGAAGTGGGAAGATTGAACCTCAatcttctatttaaaaataaaattatgaaaacttCTATTTACAAGAAGGTAAAAGTCAAATTATTCACTATAAATCTTTAGGCTGCTGCTGTATGTCATTTAAGAAATGAGCTTGGCTTGTCCAatgaaaatcatataaattaaaaactcaatAGTACTGATAAAGATAGCACAAGATACCAGAACCAGGTGGATTTCTACATTTTATATGGGCTATTAAAGCCTACATtacaaatgaaacaaataataaataaaactattcatGACATACTGggtaaataacataatataataactgataaaactataaatttcaATAGGCCGAATATCACACTACATgacaaaactaatgaaattgtTATTCTTATTGACATAGCTATCCTGAACGCTCATAATATAAAGTCAACAATTTCGGAAAAGCTCATTGAATATCAAGAAGTGATAGAACTGTAGCATCTGTGGTGTGCGGCATCCATCCATATTGTTCCCATTGTTACCTAATCAACTGATATATAACATGTTTCTCATCACTCGTAATCATAAATTCATAACCATTTATTCCAATAGGCAGTTATCCTCAACATTTGCTACCTCACCGGCAAGTTTTTTATGACAACATCTATCTCAGATGCTTATAGCATTACTTAACTTTTATTAGCCTATGGCTATGGCTCATAGCACACGGCAATATAGATACTTCATAagagaaaaaagtaaaataatagttataagaaataaaaagcaCACCACTgtttttttatgtgcttaatctgtgctAATAAATCTACTCACGCTCAGATGGAAAGGAAAACTTTGTGATGAAATGTGCAGGTGTCCAATGCAAAGTAATTCTACCCTTTGTGTGTCTACAAACCcataataggctattttgactggtttttaaaatatattttatattatttagtagaagttaaggaacccagtaaaagttgtgttttttaatatcatattaaaaattccatatttaaatagccgcgaaaacactacttggacaatatggcgctgcaatgaggTCAGTGACGTCATTTTcctgtatttttaatctgtggttcatatagtagaaaagcaaagtttacaagaaagtgacttcatcgtaAGCCCAACCAATCAGGACCATTTTGTGTCACATGagaaatgtttgaaaatttgcatttttatttatggatttttgaataaattaagtattattttcaactttcgttagtaaataaccatttttaaacttataatatacactgattacaataattcacaatttatttttcgcattgtcaaatagcctattagtttATGCTGAGCATAGATCTTAACCCAGTAGTGttaaattaacaggctgttattaaagtaagcaaattattttatacattaaccCTTACCATGTGGTCTGTGCGTTCCTTAGCTTCCTCATATATATCCAAACTCTTTTTCCTGGTTTCTTCATTTTCTAAAGTTTTCCAGGCtctgtttataatttcaaacgCCTGTTGAGCTCGCTCTGAGTCATcctaaaattcaaaatataataatctaatttttagtttatttaatatttgctgGTAGTTGTTAAAGTATACTTTTTTGGCTGGCCTTCTTCTTTTTATGTAACATACCTTAGATCCAGACAATGTTTTAAATGGTTATGTTATCTAATATATTACCGATAAGTATAATAggtataataaaagttaaatcaattaatttatttactggttCTAagtattaagaattaaaataaatcctttCATTGTTTTGATGTTTGATATTGTTATAGTAAATCAAACACCTTTTATGCAACCATTCCTTACCTACGTACAAGCAGCTCAGGTTGGCTCAGGGTATGCAAACGTTCCCATCTGTGGATAAAAACCAAATGTTGACGGGTATACCGTCTCAGCGAAAAATCTAGGATCTCCTCTGAATTTAAGCTACTACTACTGTGATGTAGGTCAAGAGAGTGTGGAGATAGTAGCAACattgaaaaacaaacaattttatcaaCTGTAATAGCATTTGAGCTATTAACTTCACATTTAGTTCTTGTTTTAAAGGTAAAACACAAGAAAACATTAATATGTATCTACAGCTAAAAGACTAGTGGTATACCACTAGTCTTATTATAAATGGTAAATTTTTCtgggtaaatttatttaacatgcaaataaaaccattttacttactatatttttatctggATGTACTAGTATTGATAGACGtcgatattttttcttaatttcatcCAAAGTGTTTTCTGGATCAACTTGTAGTACTTCAAAaggatttaaattgaaataagtcgATCCTGGTCGAAGTAATCTCTCAATTTGTTGCTTTGGAGTTAAAACCGAATCTCTCTTTTCAATTTCTTTTACCTGaaaaattatgcaaaaaatataaGATCATACACTACTAAGAAatcttcttttattataaatgtgtatatcacatacatagatatatttgtATCATTTTAGGTTACATTACCTCCGTATAAAAGTCTTCAAAAGATTCTTTTCCGCTAGATGTAGTAGACGACATTttctcttattttaaaataaaatcatttaaacgaatgaaaatgaaatgctataaataataatgtttgaataattatttaaactttacagGAACCCGAAAGTTAACACAGAATTACggattatgaaataataatacgaCTTTTGACAGCTAACAAGTCACAGCATTGAGCATTTGAGCGTTGCGAATTTGACAgcgattttaatgatttatgttCCTGCTACACGTATACTCATACGTTTCGCGACCAActttgtatttactttaatttagttaaaataattcaaaactttattttaaacgaaaaaaagAAATTTCTACGTTGtagttaaaaactattaaaaaacaacaattattttaaaatctgtattttatttatttatgttccaCCTGTGTTAAACAGGTAACAGAGATAAATAAGTTCATAATTAAACCTTGTGCGTTAAAATTGACCACTTCCTGGTGTTCAGTTGAGCTAAAATTTCATattgtcatttatattaaaatataattttgcttcAATTAATTCGCCTAACATTTTAAGGAGATGCTACGAGTTTAAATATCATGTACATCGTCATACGCGGGGCCAATTGTGATCTCTAATTTTCGTAGTAACACCTTATAACATGTTTATATACCACAGTTTTAAATATCGCAAGTATGTCATACACTCTTGTATACATCTTAACGTTATGCGCCAGCGCAATATACGAAGTGAAAAGATGAAAATGTAACGAATAAGACCAcagtttttttcaataataaatcacTATAGATTTATTCATCTTTTATAACATATGTTCccagcataaaaaataataaattatttttaatttttcgttgtTGTTGATCTCGGCTTTTGCATTGTTGAGTAGTTTGTATCTGTAATTCTGTAATCTATGGTATTCTTGATTTCATTGGGAGTGTTGAGTGAATTGTTACCTATCCAAAATTCAATTATCAATATCGATATCACAATACGAATAAGGTTGGTTCTATCTATTATctgcttgattattttttatttttcatttcatttgattCAAATAGgatcaattattattagaagccatttcaatttatttatattgctaatttgtaatatttacataagtacCGACCGTAGTTAAGGTGTCGATTTGTTGTGTCGTGATCGGTAACGTGTGTTTAAACAACTCGTTACATCCGGCTTCGCTTGTATCaagatttaaaatgttttatatgtaaactttcattttgaaatatcaAACAGGTTTAGTTAAAACATCTTATGTATTTGTGTTAGGTATATCTATCGCATTAGTAATTGAAAACATCTACAACTATCTCACCAAGGcacttcttaaaatatatttattacgaataatttgaactactaattttatttttatcaggtATGATGTTTACTGGTAAAGTTGTTCTTCTCACCGGTGCAAGCTCAGGTATTGGCGCCGAAACTGCTactgaattttcaaaattgggGGCGAATGTTGTGATAACCGGAAGGAACCAAGATGCACTCAGCAACGTTGCGAAGCAATGTGAAGAAATTTCTCCTACAAAATCGAAGCCTCTCTCTATTATTGCCGATATAAACAACGAAAATgctgtagaaaatataataaaaactactaTTGAGCATTTTCATAAGCTTGACGTATTGGTGAATAATGCGGGTGTTTTGGAATCTGGGACAATTGAAACCACAACTTTGGACCAGTACGATAGAGTAATGAATGTTAATGTTCGAGGaccttattatttaactatgttAGCAGTACCGCACCTCATTCAAAGCAAAGGCAGTATTGTAAACGTTTCCAGTGTTACTGGAATGAGATCTTTTCCTAATGTTCTTGCTTATTGTATGTCTAAGTCAGCTTTGGATCAATTTACTAGATGCGTAGCTCTAGAACTTGCACCAAAAGGAGTTCGTGTTAATGCCGTTAATCCTGGCGTGATAACAACCGGTTTACATAAGAAAGATGGAATGGACGAAGTCCAATACGAAGCATTTCTAAAGAAATGTGCCGACACCCATGCTATAGGAAGGCCGGGCTATGCAAGAGAAGTTAGTTCGGTTATTGTATTCTTGGCTAGTGACGGCGCAAGCAATATTACGGGGGCTACTTTGCCTGTAGACGGTGGCCGACATGCAATGTGCCCACGATAAATATCTTTCAATACATGACGGAAACACTAATTAtggatattatttacaaaaaataaaaccttatatatcaatgaaatgtctttaatttttatttactactaataaaatattaaaacgaatgccactaattaaaaaaaatgaatatacattttattacattttatgtttaataaaacaaaaatttctgtcaaatgtttaaaatatatattttgttaattcacCATTACACAATTGTaatgtacttaatattttaaaatgccgaatcatgaataaaaataaaatattaaatgttatcgCTTACTGTAAGCAACgataaaatttgttttcttatgacataattattgtatctgtatgtaataaatggtacattaaattatacatatgtacatttatatatgtttttagcgctgtttttctttttacgaTATCTATGCTTATAGTTATAGTGAAGTCACATTCGTATAACTAactttttattc includes these proteins:
- the LOC124532413 gene encoding dnaJ homolog subfamily C member 8; this encodes MSSTTSSGKESFEDFYTEVKEIEKRDSVLTPKQQIERLLRPGSTYFNLNPFEVLQVDPENTLDEIKKKYRRLSILVHPDKNIDDSERAQQAFEIINRAWKTLENEETRKKSLDIYEEAKERTDHMIEQKRKKQKKDGKVTEGIPEDDPDKYKHAVYVMTMKLFADMERKRQHLETRDMEERKRKREAEIEQEEQMSLEKEWAKNFEESRQNRVDSWKSFQSGSGTKEKKKKKIMGFKPPKPKPESR
- the LOC124532572 gene encoding 3-oxoacyl-[acyl-carrier-protein] reductase FabG-like, whose translation is MMFTGKVVLLTGASSGIGAETATEFSKLGANVVITGRNQDALSNVAKQCEEISPTKSKPLSIIADINNENAVENIIKTTIEHFHKLDVLVNNAGVLESGTIETTTLDQYDRVMNVNVRGPYYLTMLAVPHLIQSKGSIVNVSSVTGMRSFPNVLAYCMSKSALDQFTRCVALELAPKGVRVNAVNPGVITTGLHKKDGMDEVQYEAFLKKCADTHAIGRPGYAREVSSVIVFLASDGASNITGATLPVDGGRHAMCPR